A genomic stretch from Vibrio coralliilyticus includes:
- the rpiA gene encoding ribose-5-phosphate isomerase RpiA, which produces MTQDEMKKEAGWAALKYVEKDSIVGVGTGSTVNHFIDALGTIKDDIKGAVSSSEASTEKLKGLGIEVFDCNEVSNLDVYVDGADEINATRDMIKGGGAALTREKIVAAISDKFVCIVDGTKAVEVLGEFPLPVEVIPMARSYVAREMVKLGGDPVYREGVVTDNGNVILDVHGMQITNPKEMEDKINAIAGVVTVGLFAHRGADVVITGTPQGAKIED; this is translated from the coding sequence ATGACTCAAGATGAAATGAAGAAAGAAGCTGGTTGGGCAGCACTTAAGTATGTTGAAAAAGACAGCATTGTCGGTGTTGGTACAGGTTCTACGGTAAATCACTTCATCGATGCACTCGGTACAATCAAAGACGATATCAAAGGTGCGGTTTCTAGCTCAGAGGCATCGACTGAAAAACTCAAAGGTTTAGGTATTGAAGTCTTCGATTGTAATGAAGTGTCGAACTTGGATGTCTACGTTGATGGTGCTGACGAAATCAACGCAACGCGCGACATGATCAAAGGTGGTGGTGCGGCGCTAACACGCGAGAAAATTGTTGCCGCTATTTCCGATAAGTTTGTCTGTATCGTAGATGGCACCAAAGCCGTTGAGGTTCTTGGTGAGTTCCCGTTACCCGTAGAGGTCATCCCAATGGCGCGTTCTTACGTCGCTCGTGAAATGGTAAAACTTGGTGGCGATCCTGTATACCGTGAAGGTGTGGTAACAGATAACGGCAACGTGATCCTTGATGTGCATGGTATGCAGATCACCAACCCGAAAGAAATGGAAGATAAAATCAATGCTATCGCAGGTGTTGTGACGGTTGGCTTGTTTGCTCACCGTGGTGCGGATGTCGTGATCACAGGCACGCCTCAAGGGGCAAAAATCGAAGACTAA